The following proteins are encoded in a genomic region of Necator americanus strain Aroian chromosome II, whole genome shotgun sequence:
- a CDS encoding hypothetical protein (NECATOR_CHRII.G6228.T1), with protein MTICNYNARTLASEGAIEVLMMQADKINYDVIGLTETRRRHPLNAAYETGEELFLGTCDSRGVGGVDVLVNTSMAKNIDSFEQLTTRIGRLRMRRCGPTPALTIFVAYAPTSSYDEEEVEAFFIDLEKFYRKDHAFYKVIIGDFNAKVGPRRTPEELHIGTHGLQWNDQGERLAEFIMTTKTIHGNSQFQNPSSLRWTWESPGGGYRNEIDHIIVNKRGRNPRTVINWDLFATLAGFWEDSAMDNIDEEYDRLVEHLRDCAKKAESSKTTKRCLSLETLELVRQRGAARAAGNQELTSVLARLCRKAIKEDLEERRAEVLAEAAEAGKSIRYARRDFASRKTKMTALRSPKGTTIASRREWRKSSTTSTLISSTAMSTCLLTI; from the exons atgacgatatgtaattataacgcacgtacgcttgcatcggaagggGCCATCGAAgttctgatgatgcaagccgaCAAGATCAactacgacgtcatcggactgaccgagacgagacgacgtcaccctctcaacgctgcatatgaaactggagaagaactgttcttaggaacatgcgacagtagaggtgttggtggagttgacgtcctcgtcaacacgagtatggcaaagaacatcgactctttcgaacaacttacgacccgaatcggacgtctgcggatgagaagatgtggtccaacaccagctttgactatcttcgtcgcttacgctccaacatcaagctacgatgaagaagaagtcgaagctttctttatagacctggagaagttctaccgaaaagatcatgccttctacaaggtcataattggcgatttcaacgccaaagttggcccgaGAAGAAcaccggaggaacttcacatcgggacccacggcctacaatggaatgaccagggagagaggctcgccgagttcatcatgacgactaagaccatccatgggaactcgcaattccaaaacccctcttctctacgctggacgtgggagtcaccaggtggagggtaccgtaatgaaatagaccacatcatcgtcaataaaag agggagaaatcccagaactgtCATCaattgggatctcttcgctacgttagccggcttttgggaagattccgcaatggacaacatcgacgaagaatatgaccggctcgttgaacaccttcgtgactgcgcgaagaaggctgagagttctaaaaccaccaagagatgcctgtctcttgaaactcttgagctggtacgccagcgtggagcagcacgagccgcagggaaccaagaactcacgtccgtgctcgcaaggctttgcagaaaggcgataaaggaagaccttgaagagagaagagcagaagtgctggctgaagctgcagaggcggggaaaagcatccgctatgcccgtcgagacttcgccagtcgcaagacgaagatgactgctctccggagcccaaagggaacaaccatcgcatcgagaagggaatggagaaaatcatctacgacttctactctgatctcttcgacagccatgtccacttgcctcctcaccatctga